A part of Variovorax sp. HW608 genomic DNA contains:
- a CDS encoding DMT family transporter encodes MPAVPISPAGTSGRRPLTMGVLCGLATAFIWASWSVATRFAVTTTLGPHDVTFLRFGVSALLLWPILVRHGLGLKKIGLVRLLVMILGAGVPFMMLGSFGMQFAPASHVAALMIGMMPIWVVVLSRLLFGEVFSKKQLAGLATVIAGALCISGYALFANRTAGEWRGDLLFLLAGLCFASFTVAQRQSGISPWHATALVNVCSAVLFAPIYFFLLSPNIFSAPPAVVGFQVVAQGIAVAILGMYFFTEAVRRLGAPRAAIFGALAPSLAALIAMVVLNEIPALLTTVGIALVMVGVALVVTGDRPKPVQP; translated from the coding sequence ATGCCCGCCGTGCCGATTTCTCCGGCCGGCACGTCGGGCCGGCGGCCCTTGACCATGGGCGTGCTCTGCGGCTTGGCGACCGCCTTCATCTGGGCGAGTTGGTCTGTTGCAACCCGCTTCGCAGTCACCACCACACTGGGGCCGCACGACGTGACCTTCCTGCGTTTTGGTGTTTCGGCCCTGCTCTTGTGGCCCATCCTGGTGCGGCACGGACTGGGCCTGAAAAAGATCGGACTGGTGCGGCTTCTGGTGATGATCCTCGGTGCCGGGGTCCCGTTCATGATGCTCGGCTCGTTCGGAATGCAGTTTGCACCCGCCTCGCATGTGGCCGCCCTCATGATCGGGATGATGCCCATATGGGTGGTCGTGCTTTCGAGGCTGCTTTTCGGAGAGGTCTTTTCGAAGAAACAGCTGGCAGGCCTGGCCACGGTCATCGCGGGCGCCCTGTGCATCAGTGGCTACGCGCTATTTGCCAATCGAACTGCAGGCGAATGGCGCGGCGACCTGCTCTTTCTGCTTGCCGGCCTGTGCTTTGCAAGCTTTACCGTAGCGCAAAGGCAATCGGGCATCAGCCCCTGGCACGCCACGGCATTGGTCAATGTCTGCTCGGCCGTGCTTTTCGCGCCGATTTACTTCTTCTTGCTGTCGCCCAACATCTTCTCGGCACCGCCAGCGGTCGTGGGCTTTCAGGTCGTCGCCCAAGGTATCGCCGTCGCCATCCTGGGGATGTACTTCTTCACTGAAGCAGTGCGCCGGCTCGGGGCACCTCGGGCTGCGATCTTCGGCGCCCTGGCGCCGTCGCTTGCTGCTTTGATCGCCATGGTCGTGCTAAATGAAATCCCCGCGCTACTGACGACGGTCGGCATTGCATTGGTAATGGTCGGCGTGGCGCTGGTTGTCACTGGGGATAGGCCGAAACCAGTCCAGCCTTGA
- a CDS encoding phosphonate utilization associated transcriptional regulator, with protein sequence MPGKKISPHPAIAQLQCNSLANLVQTEIERMILAGELPSGAKLTESTLADQLGVSRGPVREAFRMLEEAGLVRTEKNRGVFVRDVPIEEALQIFEVRAAMDLYVGRKLAQSLGTTQVKELRQLVDAMEQAVKAENAQDYHRFNLKFHDRLLELAGNDKLLATYRKLVNELSLFRRQNLTRESMAVYSREHRQIVKAIAAGDADAAGQAMFQHVMNSRERTLRNYEQKLAETAATTASASRQPALA encoded by the coding sequence ATGCCCGGCAAGAAGATTTCACCTCATCCCGCCATCGCACAGCTTCAGTGCAACTCCCTCGCGAACCTGGTGCAGACCGAGATCGAACGCATGATCCTGGCGGGCGAACTGCCCTCGGGCGCGAAGCTCACCGAGTCCACGCTCGCCGACCAGCTCGGCGTCTCGCGCGGCCCGGTGCGCGAGGCCTTCCGCATGCTGGAGGAAGCGGGCCTCGTGCGCACCGAGAAGAACCGCGGCGTCTTCGTGCGCGACGTGCCGATCGAGGAAGCCCTGCAGATCTTCGAGGTGCGCGCGGCGATGGACCTCTACGTCGGCCGCAAGCTCGCGCAGTCGCTCGGCACGACGCAGGTCAAGGAACTGCGCCAGCTCGTCGATGCGATGGAGCAGGCGGTGAAGGCCGAGAACGCGCAGGACTATCACCGCTTCAACCTCAAGTTCCACGACCGCCTGCTCGAGCTCGCGGGCAACGACAAGCTGCTCGCGACCTACCGCAAGCTGGTGAACGAGCTGTCGCTGTTCCGCCGGCAGAACCTGACCCGCGAATCGATGGCGGTCTATTCGCGCGAGCACCGCCAGATCGTCAAGGCGATCGCAGCCGGCGACGCCGACGCCGCCGGGCAGGCAATGTTCCAGCACGTGATGAACAGCCGCGAGCGCACGCTGCGCAACTATGAGCAGAAGCTCGCCGAAACCGCCGCGACCACGGCGTCGGCATCACGGCAGCCGGCCCTGGCCTGA
- a CDS encoding putative 2-aminoethylphosphonate ABC transporter substrate-binding protein produces MHYARTIVAAFIGLACATGALAQKTQLTVYTALETDQLKAYQEAFNKVNPNIEIKWVRDSTGVITAKLLAEKANPQADVIWGVAASSLALFEKNGMLEPYAPLNLDAIMPQYRDKKSPPAWWGMDVFGATVCFNTVEAKKKNIPVPTTWKDLLKPEYKGQVVMPNPASSGTGYFDVAAWLQMWGDDSGKGGGWKYMDALHENVAQYTHSGSKPCNMAAAGEYVAGISFEYRGYTNKAKGAPIELVFPKEGLGWDLEGFAIYKGTKKEEAAKKLADWASSKDAMLLYGKNFAITAQPGVAPKLANIPDDYEARLIKMDFEKSAVNRERILAEWTRRYDAKSEAKK; encoded by the coding sequence ATGCACTACGCAAGAACCATCGTGGCCGCTTTCATCGGCCTCGCCTGCGCCACCGGCGCACTGGCCCAGAAGACCCAGCTGACCGTCTATACCGCACTGGAGACGGACCAGCTCAAGGCCTACCAGGAGGCCTTCAACAAGGTCAATCCGAACATCGAGATCAAGTGGGTGCGTGACTCCACCGGCGTGATCACCGCCAAGCTGCTGGCCGAGAAGGCGAACCCGCAGGCGGACGTCATCTGGGGCGTGGCGGCGTCGAGCCTCGCGCTGTTCGAGAAGAACGGCATGCTGGAGCCCTACGCGCCGCTGAACCTCGACGCGATCATGCCGCAGTACCGCGACAAGAAGTCGCCGCCCGCGTGGTGGGGCATGGACGTCTTCGGCGCGACGGTGTGCTTCAACACAGTCGAGGCCAAGAAGAAGAACATCCCGGTCCCGACCACCTGGAAGGACTTGCTCAAGCCCGAGTACAAGGGCCAGGTCGTGATGCCGAACCCGGCGTCGTCCGGCACCGGCTACTTCGACGTCGCGGCCTGGCTGCAGATGTGGGGCGACGACAGCGGCAAGGGCGGCGGCTGGAAGTACATGGATGCGCTGCACGAGAACGTCGCGCAGTACACGCACTCCGGCTCCAAGCCCTGCAACATGGCCGCCGCGGGCGAGTACGTGGCCGGCATCTCCTTCGAATACCGCGGCTACACCAACAAGGCCAAGGGCGCGCCGATCGAGCTCGTCTTCCCGAAGGAAGGCCTCGGCTGGGACCTCGAGGGCTTCGCGATCTACAAGGGCACGAAGAAGGAAGAGGCCGCGAAGAAGCTCGCCGACTGGGCCTCGTCCAAGGACGCGATGCTGCTGTACGGCAAGAACTTCGCGATCACGGCGCAGCCCGGCGTGGCGCCGAAGCTCGCGAACATTCCGGACGACTACGAAGCGCGCCTGATCAAGATGGACTTCGAGAAGTCGGCGGTCAATCGCGAGCGCATCCTCGCCGAATGGACCCGGCGCTACGACGCCAAGAGCGAGGCGAAGAAGTGA
- the bamA gene encoding outer membrane protein assembly factor BamA — translation MRRAILALASTLLASTSWAIEPFTVKDIRVEGLQRVEVGTVFATLPVHVGDTYTDETGASAIRALFELGLFKDARIDVVNNVLVVIVEERPTVADVDFVGAKEFDKAALVKALREVGLADGRPFDKALADRAEQELKRQYVSRSLYNAQIVTTVTPVERNRVNLTFTVTEGEVAHIREMHIVGNRAFSEKTLLNLFDQDGGTMLSWYTKSNQYSRAKLNADLETLRSYYLTRGYLEFNIDSTQIAISPDRQDLSITVNISEGEKYVVSGVKLAGTYFGRDDEFKSLVQIRVGEPYNAEQVDATVKAFTDYFGSFGYAFAQVRPVPEIDRDKGRVSLTLQSEPSRRVSVRRVVVSGNDRTRDEVIRREFRQFEASWYDGDKIKLSRDRVDRLGYFSDVDVQTQEVPGAPDQVDVTVNVKEKPTGSLQIGAGYSSTDKVSLTFGITQENVFGSGNYLGLQVSTSSYNKSISLTATDPYFTKDGVSRTLSVFHTTTRPYYSADGNYKLTSEGGSIRFGVPFNELNTVYFGLGLERYSFSPGSNGTYTLVNGSYVYTATPQAYLDYFQCSGTVPSVVCARPSVIGVPATIGWSRDDRDSALVPTRGRLQSASLEVGVGSEMRYLKSQYNYQQYVPLSKQYTLAFNGQLGYATPYGDTTYPVFKNFYAGGLGSIRGFEQNSLGPADAVTGGALGGTRKAIFNMELSTPFPGAGNDRSLRLYGFFDAGNVFSARTASMTDAQWSAQNKLRSSAGIGISWISPLGPLRLAYALPITYQKLDEANGIAADRLQRIQFQIGTSF, via the coding sequence ATGAGGCGCGCCATCCTGGCCCTGGCGTCGACGCTGCTCGCATCGACCAGCTGGGCCATCGAACCATTCACCGTCAAGGACATCCGCGTCGAGGGCCTTCAGCGCGTCGAGGTCGGGACCGTCTTCGCCACGCTGCCGGTACACGTCGGCGACACCTACACCGACGAGACCGGCGCGAGCGCGATCCGCGCGCTCTTCGAGCTGGGGCTGTTCAAGGACGCGCGCATCGACGTGGTCAACAACGTGCTCGTCGTGATCGTCGAGGAGCGCCCCACGGTGGCCGATGTCGACTTCGTCGGCGCCAAGGAATTCGACAAGGCGGCACTGGTCAAGGCCCTGCGCGAAGTCGGACTCGCCGACGGGCGCCCCTTCGACAAGGCACTCGCCGACCGCGCCGAGCAGGAGCTCAAGCGGCAGTACGTCAGCCGCAGCCTCTACAACGCGCAGATCGTGACCACGGTCACGCCCGTCGAGCGCAATCGTGTGAACCTCACGTTCACGGTGACCGAGGGCGAGGTGGCGCACATCCGCGAAATGCACATCGTCGGCAACAGGGCCTTCAGCGAGAAGACCCTCTTGAACCTGTTCGACCAGGACGGCGGCACGATGCTGAGCTGGTACACCAAGTCGAACCAGTACTCACGCGCCAAGCTCAACGCCGATCTCGAGACGCTGCGCTCCTACTACCTCACGCGCGGCTACCTCGAGTTCAACATCGACTCCACGCAGATCGCGATCTCGCCCGACCGGCAGGACCTGAGCATCACGGTCAACATCAGCGAAGGCGAGAAGTACGTGGTGTCCGGCGTGAAGCTCGCAGGCACCTACTTCGGACGCGACGACGAGTTCAAGTCGCTGGTGCAGATCCGGGTCGGCGAGCCCTACAACGCCGAGCAGGTCGACGCGACCGTGAAAGCCTTTACCGACTATTTCGGCAGCTTCGGCTATGCCTTCGCACAGGTGCGGCCGGTGCCCGAGATCGATCGCGACAAGGGCCGCGTGAGCCTCACGCTGCAGTCCGAGCCGTCGCGCCGCGTGTCGGTGCGGCGCGTGGTCGTGTCGGGCAACGACCGCACGCGCGACGAAGTCATCCGCCGCGAGTTCCGGCAGTTCGAGGCCTCCTGGTACGACGGCGACAAGATCAAGCTCTCGCGCGACCGCGTCGACCGGCTGGGCTATTTCAGCGACGTCGACGTGCAGACGCAGGAGGTCCCCGGTGCGCCGGACCAGGTCGACGTGACGGTCAACGTCAAGGAAAAGCCCACCGGCAGCCTGCAGATCGGCGCGGGCTATTCGTCGACCGACAAGGTCTCGCTGACCTTCGGCATCACGCAGGAGAACGTCTTCGGCTCGGGCAACTACCTGGGGCTGCAGGTGAGCACGAGCTCGTACAACAAGTCGATCTCGCTGACCGCGACCGATCCGTACTTCACCAAGGACGGCGTCTCGCGCACGCTGAGCGTCTTTCACACCACCACGCGGCCCTATTACTCGGCCGACGGCAACTACAAGCTGACGAGCGAGGGCGGCTCGATCCGCTTCGGCGTTCCCTTCAACGAGTTGAACACCGTGTATTTCGGGCTCGGGCTGGAGCGCTACAGCTTCTCGCCGGGCAGCAACGGCACCTACACGCTGGTCAACGGCTCCTACGTCTACACCGCGACGCCGCAGGCCTATCTGGACTACTTCCAGTGCTCGGGCACGGTGCCGAGCGTCGTCTGCGCGCGGCCCAGCGTGATCGGCGTGCCGGCCACCATCGGCTGGTCGCGCGACGACCGCGACAGCGCGCTGGTGCCCACGCGCGGGCGCCTGCAGTCGGCCAGCCTCGAAGTGGGTGTCGGCTCCGAGATGCGTTACCTGAAGAGCCAGTACAACTACCAGCAGTACGTGCCGCTGTCCAAGCAGTACACGCTGGCCTTCAACGGGCAGCTGGGCTACGCGACGCCCTATGGCGACACGACCTACCCGGTCTTCAAGAACTTCTATGCCGGTGGCCTCGGTTCGATCCGCGGATTCGAGCAGAACTCGCTCGGCCCGGCCGATGCGGTCACCGGCGGCGCGCTCGGCGGCACGCGCAAGGCGATCTTCAACATGGAGCTCAGCACGCCGTTCCCGGGCGCGGGCAACGATCGCTCGCTGCGGCTCTACGGCTTCTTCGATGCGGGCAATGTGTTCTCCGCCCGCACCGCGTCGATGACCGATGCGCAGTGGAGCGCGCAGAACAAGCTGCGTTCGTCGGCCGGCATCGGCATCAGCTGGATCTCGCCGCTCGGGCCGCTGCGCCTGGCGTACGCGCTGCCGATCACTTACCAGAAGCTGGACGAGGCCAACGGCATCGCGGCCGACCGGCTCCAGCGCATCCAGTTCCAGATCGGCACTTCGTTCTGA
- the bamC gene encoding outer membrane protein assembly factor BamC, producing the protein MSFTPSRLALCVISVGLAACSTPQDDNLRYQSTTKAKASTLATPPDVTQLMHGQGDTASARVASASDYHAARPQAAAPSTAPSALGDVRMESEGQHRWLVVGRTPEQLWEPLRKFWQDNGFVLDTDQPERRIMETDWAESHAKVPTGMVRDTLASLSSATELSQGAAEMDRFRTRLEQTAGGTEIYVSHRGMREIADTSRDGHTTWRAAPADAELEAEWLRRLMARLGDVPGQTATAITTEAPVAPKRGPQIVDPKGQPTLQLAENFDLAWRHVGLALDRTGFTVEDRNRSEGTYFVRYVPPTNGKEPGAFAKLVDFVHPGPVAAPLKLGIQVRSENDTSAVTVVGRANTTVAPADALRIVQVIAADLQ; encoded by the coding sequence ATGAGCTTCACACCTTCCCGTCTCGCCTTGTGCGTCATCAGCGTGGGCCTGGCCGCATGCAGCACGCCGCAGGACGACAACCTGCGCTACCAGAGCACCACCAAGGCCAAGGCCAGCACGCTGGCCACACCCCCCGATGTCACGCAACTCATGCACGGCCAGGGCGACACCGCCTCCGCGCGCGTCGCATCGGCCAGCGACTACCACGCCGCGCGACCGCAGGCAGCCGCCCCCTCCACCGCGCCCAGCGCGTTGGGTGACGTGCGCATGGAAAGCGAGGGCCAGCACCGCTGGCTGGTGGTCGGCCGCACGCCGGAGCAGCTCTGGGAGCCGCTGCGCAAGTTCTGGCAGGACAACGGCTTCGTGCTCGACACCGACCAGCCGGAGCGCCGCATCATGGAGACCGACTGGGCGGAGAGTCACGCCAAGGTGCCGACCGGCATGGTTCGCGATACGCTCGCTTCGCTCTCTTCGGCGACGGAGCTCTCGCAGGGCGCCGCGGAGATGGACCGCTTCCGCACCCGGCTGGAACAGACCGCCGGCGGCACCGAGATCTACGTCAGCCATCGCGGCATGCGCGAGATCGCCGACACCTCGCGCGACGGCCACACCACGTGGCGCGCTGCGCCTGCCGATGCCGAGCTCGAAGCCGAATGGCTGCGCCGGCTGATGGCGCGCCTCGGCGATGTGCCCGGCCAGACCGCCACCGCCATCACGACCGAAGCTCCCGTCGCACCGAAGCGCGGCCCGCAGATCGTCGATCCCAAGGGCCAGCCGACGCTGCAGCTGGCCGAGAACTTCGACCTCGCCTGGCGGCACGTCGGTCTCGCGCTGGACCGCACCGGCTTCACCGTCGAGGACCGCAACCGCAGCGAAGGCACCTACTTCGTGCGCTACGTGCCGCCGACCAATGGAAAGGAGCCCGGCGCCTTCGCGAAGCTGGTCGACTTCGTGCATCCGGGCCCGGTGGCCGCGCCGCTCAAGCTCGGCATCCAGGTGCGCAGCGAGAACGACACGAGCGCGGTGACGGTCGTCGGCCGCGCGAACACCACCGTCGCACCCGCCGATGCGTTGCGCATCGTGCAGGTGATCGCGGCGGATCTTCAGTAG
- a CDS encoding EamA family transporter, with translation MTLTGPIVLAVLFGALLHASWNALIKSAPDKSLDTALIHSLGFIVAVPLLSVTGFPPAAAWPYIITSTLVHIGYYIALAGAYKHGDLSLTYPLMRGCAPLLVALCSHAVIGEVLSPMAWGGVAAICTGVILLSLSPASLHAAEGHRGKAVRYALSNAAIIAVYTVVDGLGVRASGNAAAYLATLFLFDGIPYMLLVMWRRREAGQGRAALAYMAGRWKLACVGMLASVGSYGIALWAMTRAPVAAVAALRETSVLFAAVIGTVWLREAFGRHRAAGTAVLVAGVIALRFG, from the coding sequence GTGACGCTCACCGGCCCGATCGTGCTCGCCGTGCTGTTCGGCGCGCTGCTGCACGCGAGCTGGAATGCGCTGATCAAGTCGGCGCCCGACAAGTCGCTCGATACCGCGCTGATCCACAGCCTCGGTTTCATCGTCGCGGTGCCGTTGCTGTCGGTCACCGGCTTTCCGCCGGCCGCAGCCTGGCCGTACATCATCACCTCGACGCTGGTCCACATCGGCTACTACATCGCGCTCGCGGGCGCCTACAAGCATGGGGACCTCAGCCTCACCTACCCGCTGATGCGCGGCTGCGCCCCGCTGCTCGTTGCCCTCTGCAGCCATGCGGTGATCGGCGAAGTCCTCTCCCCGATGGCCTGGGGAGGCGTCGCAGCCATCTGCACCGGCGTGATCCTTCTGAGCCTGTCTCCCGCGAGCCTGCACGCAGCCGAAGGGCATCGCGGCAAGGCGGTGCGCTACGCACTGAGCAACGCCGCGATCATCGCGGTCTATACGGTGGTGGATGGTCTCGGGGTGCGCGCATCGGGCAACGCGGCGGCCTATCTGGCAACGCTGTTCCTCTTCGATGGCATCCCCTACATGCTGCTGGTCATGTGGCGTCGTCGCGAGGCCGGCCAGGGACGCGCTGCATTGGCGTACATGGCGGGGCGCTGGAAGCTCGCATGCGTCGGGATGCTGGCCTCGGTCGGCAGCTATGGCATTGCGCTCTGGGCCATGACGCGCGCGCCCGTCGCCGCGGTCGCCGCGCTGCGCGAGACCTCGGTGCTGTTCGCGGCGGTGATCGGCACGGTCTGGCTGCGCGAGGCGTTCGGACGCCATCGGGCGGCGGGCACTGCGGTGCTGGTGGCGGGCGTGATCGCGCTGCGCTTCGGCTGA
- a CDS encoding LysR family transcriptional regulator: MELSDLQIFRTVVHAGGVVRAAEILHRAQSSVTVRIQVLEEKLGVELFFREGRRMQLSPAGKILAGYADRLLDLAQEASEAIKQNQPTGVLRLGAMESTAAARLPTPLGRFHELYPDVALELYSGDPRDLIQKVLNSELDAALVADPISDRRLESVPIYEEELVIVADAKHAQINSPKDVLHRSILAFHPGCPHRRRLEDWFARSDVFPDRIVEVGSYHLILGCVAVGMGVALVPRSVLSTYVDSSRLSVHRLRSRFGHATTRLVWRRNAPQAKILALARVLKE, from the coding sequence ATGGAACTGAGTGATCTGCAGATTTTCAGGACCGTCGTACATGCTGGGGGGGTTGTCCGGGCAGCGGAGATCCTGCACCGCGCTCAGTCCAGCGTGACGGTACGAATCCAGGTTCTGGAGGAGAAGCTGGGTGTCGAGCTGTTCTTTCGCGAGGGCCGTCGAATGCAGCTTTCCCCCGCGGGGAAGATCTTGGCTGGGTATGCGGATCGTCTGCTGGACCTGGCCCAGGAAGCATCAGAGGCAATCAAGCAGAACCAACCCACCGGGGTTCTCCGGCTTGGCGCGATGGAGAGCACGGCTGCGGCGCGCCTCCCGACGCCATTGGGGCGGTTCCATGAGCTCTATCCGGATGTGGCGCTCGAGCTCTATTCAGGCGATCCTCGCGATCTGATCCAGAAGGTGCTGAACTCAGAACTTGATGCAGCCCTTGTTGCAGATCCGATATCTGATCGTCGGCTCGAGTCTGTGCCCATCTATGAGGAAGAGCTCGTGATCGTGGCCGATGCCAAGCATGCCCAGATCAACTCGCCCAAGGACGTTCTCCACCGCTCGATTCTGGCGTTTCATCCCGGCTGTCCTCATCGAAGGCGACTCGAAGATTGGTTCGCACGCTCAGACGTGTTCCCGGATCGGATCGTAGAGGTCGGCTCCTACCACTTGATCCTGGGGTGTGTTGCAGTCGGAATGGGCGTAGCCCTGGTCCCGCGCAGCGTGCTGAGTACCTATGTCGACAGCTCCAGGCTGAGTGTGCATCGGCTGAGGTCGAGATTCGGGCATGCCACTACGCGGCTGGTTTGGCGAAGGAATGCACCCCAGGCGAAGATTCTGGCATTGGCTCGGGTGCTGAAAGAGTGA
- a CDS encoding phosphonate degradation HD-domain oxygenase produces MALTLADIETLFRDKGGAQYSGEPVTQLQHALQSASLAEEEGADDELVTAALLHDLGHLLNDQGETPSLRGIDDQHQFFALPFLRGTFSDRVLDAIRWHVDAKRYLCATRPAYWAGLSEDSRRSLVLQGGVFSADEAREFIGRPHAEDAVRLRLWDDKAKKRNHATPDLAHYLARARRCMTGAAA; encoded by the coding sequence ATGGCACTGACGCTCGCCGACATCGAGACCCTGTTCCGCGACAAGGGCGGCGCCCAGTACAGCGGCGAACCCGTGACCCAGCTCCAGCATGCGCTGCAGAGCGCCAGCCTCGCCGAAGAGGAAGGCGCGGACGACGAGCTCGTCACCGCCGCGCTGCTGCACGATCTCGGCCACCTGCTGAACGACCAGGGCGAGACGCCGTCGCTGCGCGGCATCGACGACCAGCACCAGTTCTTCGCCCTGCCCTTCCTGCGCGGCACGTTCTCCGATCGCGTGCTCGACGCGATCCGCTGGCATGTCGATGCCAAGCGCTACCTGTGCGCCACGCGGCCCGCGTACTGGGCCGGGCTGTCCGAGGACTCCAGGCGCAGCCTCGTGTTGCAGGGCGGCGTGTTCTCGGCCGACGAGGCACGCGAATTCATCGGCCGCCCGCATGCCGAAGACGCGGTTCGGCTGCGGCTCTGGGATGACAAGGCAAAGAAGCGCAACCACGCCACGCCCGATCTCGCGCACTACCTGGCTCGCGCCCGACGCTGCATGACGGGCGCCGCCGCGTGA
- a CDS encoding NAD(P)-dependent oxidoreductase — protein MKIGLIGIGVMGEPMARHVRKAGHQVAVFNRSPQRCEPLRSLGIEVLGSARELVEFAEVTVLMVPSHVEVDEVLERSADGAIGAPVQGKTIVLMATVAPAYSLDLGARLMAAGARYVEAPVSGSKQPAENAQLVILAAAAEPDDIDAVQPLFDAIGKKTVRCGVVPMAMRMKLANQLLLIAWFEAISEATHFAQGIGLDAREFLEMAQAGPLANDVLRSKVSKLTSDDFTQQAPVRHVAKDIGLVCDEAAQRGLWLPIANANRALFNEAMQAGQAQDDAIAILKILRRGR, from the coding sequence ATGAAGATCGGCCTCATTGGTATAGGGGTGATGGGCGAGCCAATGGCTCGCCATGTCAGGAAGGCTGGCCATCAGGTCGCCGTATTCAATCGAAGCCCGCAACGCTGCGAGCCCCTGCGCTCGCTCGGCATCGAAGTCCTGGGGTCAGCGCGGGAACTCGTCGAGTTTGCCGAGGTGACAGTGCTCATGGTTCCGAGCCATGTCGAGGTGGACGAGGTGCTCGAACGCAGCGCAGATGGTGCGATAGGTGCACCGGTCCAAGGCAAGACGATTGTGTTGATGGCAACAGTCGCGCCGGCCTACTCGCTCGATCTCGGCGCCAGGCTGATGGCCGCGGGCGCCCGCTATGTCGAAGCACCTGTCTCGGGCTCGAAGCAGCCTGCAGAGAATGCACAGTTGGTCATCCTCGCCGCAGCGGCCGAGCCGGACGACATTGACGCAGTACAGCCCTTGTTCGATGCGATCGGCAAGAAGACGGTGCGCTGCGGGGTCGTGCCGATGGCCATGCGCATGAAACTAGCCAACCAACTGCTCCTGATTGCCTGGTTCGAAGCGATTTCGGAAGCAACACACTTCGCTCAGGGTATCGGTCTGGATGCTCGCGAGTTTTTGGAAATGGCCCAGGCCGGTCCGCTGGCCAACGATGTCTTGCGCTCCAAGGTCTCCAAGCTGACCAGCGACGACTTCACCCAACAAGCCCCGGTTCGCCACGTCGCCAAGGACATTGGCCTGGTGTGCGACGAAGCTGCACAGCGCGGACTTTGGCTGCCGATCGCCAATGCCAATCGCGCGCTCTTCAACGAGGCAATGCAGGCCGGGCAAGCCCAGGACGACGCAATCGCTATCCTCAAGATCCTGCGTCGGGGACGCTAG
- a CDS encoding putative 2-aminoethylphosphonate ABC transporter ATP-binding protein — MDEANDSYLRIEGVHKRFGAFTALEHIDLAIRPGEFVCFLGPSGCGKTTLLRIIAGLEVQTGGRLWQDGRDISLLPPPERDYGIVFQSYALFPNLTIADNVGYGLVNRHQPRAQIKARVEELLNLVGLPGSGGKYPAQMSGGQQQRVALARALATSPGLLLLDEPLSALDAIVRVHLRNEIHALQRELGVTTIMVTHDQEEALSVADRLVVMNHGVIEQVGTPMEVYREPASPFVAGFVGKVNRLPAVAEGDRSFACGKMKLRCEDGQGAGYQAGQEVMLYLRPEDRVMLSPGAEHPDRCSGMVKRIEFLGGNCLAEVDAECLPGMPLQLQFSLNQMDEFNVREGHRLDFALRTDRLRVFPRNGA, encoded by the coding sequence ATGGACGAGGCGAACGACAGCTATCTGCGCATCGAGGGGGTGCACAAGCGTTTCGGCGCCTTCACCGCACTGGAGCACATCGATCTCGCGATCCGCCCTGGCGAGTTCGTCTGCTTCCTCGGCCCGTCGGGCTGCGGCAAGACGACGCTGCTGCGCATCATCGCCGGGCTCGAAGTGCAGACCGGCGGGCGGCTGTGGCAGGACGGGCGCGACATCTCGCTGTTGCCGCCGCCCGAGCGCGACTACGGGATCGTGTTCCAGTCCTATGCGCTCTTTCCCAACCTGACGATCGCCGACAACGTCGGCTACGGGCTGGTGAACCGGCACCAGCCCAGGGCGCAAATCAAGGCGCGCGTGGAAGAGTTGCTGAATCTGGTCGGCCTGCCCGGCAGCGGCGGCAAGTACCCGGCCCAGATGTCCGGCGGCCAGCAGCAGCGCGTGGCGCTCGCGCGCGCGCTCGCGACGTCGCCGGGGCTGCTGCTGCTCGACGAGCCGCTCTCGGCGCTGGACGCGATCGTGCGCGTGCACCTGCGCAACGAGATCCATGCGCTGCAGCGCGAACTGGGCGTGACCACCATCATGGTGACGCACGACCAGGAAGAGGCGCTCTCGGTGGCCGACCGGCTGGTGGTGATGAACCACGGCGTGATCGAGCAGGTGGGCACGCCGATGGAGGTGTATCGCGAGCCGGCTTCGCCTTTCGTCGCCGGATTCGTCGGCAAGGTGAACCGGCTGCCCGCCGTGGCTGAAGGCGATCGTTCGTTCGCTTGCGGGAAGATGAAGCTGCGCTGCGAGGACGGGCAGGGGGCGGGCTACCAGGCCGGCCAGGAAGTGATGCTCTACCTGCGCCCCGAAGACCGCGTGATGCTCAGCCCCGGCGCCGAGCATCCCGACCGTTGCTCGGGCATGGTGAAGCGGATCGAGTTCCTCGGCGGCAACTGTCTCGCCGAAGTCGATGCCGAGTGCCTGCCCGGCATGCCGCTGCAACTGCAGTTCTCGCTCAACCAGATGGACGAGTTCAACGTGCGCGAAGGCCATCGCCTGGACTTCGCGCTGCGCACCGACCGGCTGCGCGTCTTCCCACGCAACGGGGCCTGA